A region from the Desulfobaccales bacterium genome encodes:
- a CDS encoding metallophosphoesterase: MSFLKRPIKECAIYINEDHLCVISDLHLGNPAFNKKDYLRSFLKYIGRKGASLCINGDGFDSLQSSAAKLAVDLQSAFKSIKEFLSQGTNKVYYVHGNHDLHWETHLAKSCLGAALPFLDVVSGDRRIHIEHGHRYDRRFQRFPRLHQQIATILGKLLKISPQFFHLFFHLEWWLYGVNKKAHGSESPHFDVPRNLTAASDLFRKGFDIVILAHSHRHGLHMMEDGKVFANAGAWTSERMHYLEIKRGAINLREWRGQGRFAAQAAPSF; encoded by the coding sequence CTGAGCTTTCTTAAACGACCTATAAAGGAATGTGCTATTTATATTAACGAAGATCATCTCTGTGTCATCTCTGACCTGCATCTCGGTAACCCCGCCTTTAACAAAAAAGACTATTTACGTTCCTTTTTGAAATATATTGGCAGAAAAGGGGCAAGTCTGTGCATAAATGGGGATGGCTTTGATTCTCTTCAATCTTCGGCTGCCAAATTAGCGGTTGATCTTCAATCAGCTTTCAAAAGCATCAAAGAATTCCTCTCGCAGGGCACCAATAAAGTCTATTATGTGCATGGCAATCATGACCTGCATTGGGAAACTCACCTGGCCAAATCCTGTCTGGGCGCGGCCCTGCCGTTTTTAGACGTCGTTTCCGGCGATCGGCGCATCCACATAGAACATGGACATCGTTATGACCGCCGCTTCCAGCGTTTCCCGAGACTTCACCAACAGATCGCCACGATCCTGGGAAAGTTGCTGAAAATTTCGCCCCAGTTCTTTCATCTTTTCTTTCATCTCGAATGGTGGCTTTATGGCGTCAATAAAAAAGCCCACGGTTCCGAAAGCCCTCACTTTGATGTGCCGCGCAACTTGACAGCGGCCTCGGATCTCTTCCGCAAAGGCTTCGATATTGTCATCCTGGCCCATTCGCACCGTCACGGCCTGCATATGATGGAGGACGGCAAGGTCTTTGCCAATGCCGGGGCCTGGACCTCTGAGCGCATGCACTATCTTGAGATCAAAAGGGGTGCGATCAATCTTAGGGAGTGGCGGGGACAAGGGCGGTTTGCGGCTCAAGCTGCCCCAAGCTTCTGA